A portion of the Hydractinia symbiolongicarpus strain clone_291-10 chromosome 10, HSymV2.1, whole genome shotgun sequence genome contains these proteins:
- the LOC130662686 gene encoding collagen alpha-1(I) chain-like isoform X2, which translates to MAGMPGRPGPKGEQGLHGLPGPPGGRGPEGAKGNVGDQGVHGLPGEKGATGEPGYKGPPGPRGPQGLPGQVGPPGQRGPVGAIGPPGAIGPVGLPGLTGKHGTPGSMGLPGEKGDRGTPGATGPRGSDGAPGFPGTEGPQGEKGERGTIGPPGIMGYPGPKGKKGEKGRLGQQGTKGDPGKNGHTGEKGVKGPKGGRGITGPAGPAGPEGREGPKGRLGSPGAQGSPGPPGAKGDKGIPGMSGYPGQPGTKGEAGIGGAQGNVGPKGDKGDDGTSGSPGIKGPRGKPGPKGNRGRPGVHGVKGAKGNEGPHGDNGPKGPHGYQGLPGAAGSPGEDGPPGPHGQPGFPGPRGDMGPTGKTGPSGPHGLPGPRGPAGDRGPPGQRGLPGRQGKQGEIGPTGDVGKPGNDGEKGAPGKSGKLGEKGDEGSPGEKGATGVTGTKGPKGSEGPPGIPGSMGPPGIPGKIGPPGQPGIRGAPGPIGITGVQGPKGEVGEAGDRGRIGPRGLKGVTGKPGMAGLPGKIGKDGEKGDIGQRGNPGKDGVRGEQGEQGPPGSQGERGLPGPMGPAGSRGNIGEAGPRGSKGPDGPMGIPGEAGPPGIVGVPGKDGPPGDRGNTGLRGEPGAQGDRGKQGKPGLKGNVGASGKPGLHGKRGEKGSIGVPGEKGIVGKPGLSGNDGPKGNKGEIGRQGLKGIKGVSGPKGPVGLRGEKGSTGRAGSDGSTGLPGPPGLNGSPGKNGRKGSIGEQGLQGPPGEVGERGPTGPLGPPGPRGIEGKQGKTGPQGDPGAPGINGPTGAMGPQGKRGPEGEAGPRGPRGETGPPGDKGPVGSPGSPGIVGVPGSAGIQGLPGEHGDQGGPGPIGVPGKMGPKGNQGERGMDGMMGSRGEKGKTGPRGDGGSNGRPGPIGPKGEPGFKGEKGDRGYDGNKGVQGPDGPPGPPGNPGSNHFLSGFIDKNLGVYEEPGSGGHGRKRRSTEEKTFIELDEKMTKVAKTVGQIKEPEGKKDNPIRHCKDMLKCSKKYVDGYYYIDPNQGNPSDAVLAFCNFTAGGETCVSADPRNYSIYTEYPYDVTEKKWFSETKEGFRVTYTKVHRSQLTFLRLLSDEVHQNITITTPSSVEVTDVDLRRLKFKNRQDYISKEFVTSRKQICMNTKCSLSITMSSDDVDVLPITDFKLHGYYTSSYSFNTVDSSLLSFHVGPLCFK; encoded by the exons CCAGTG ggtgcaattggacccccaggagCCATTGGTCCAGTTGGTCTACCTGGACTGACG GGCAAACATGGCACACCAGGAAGTATGGGATTACCTGGAGAGAAG ggTGATCGTGGTACACCTGGAGCAACAGGACCCAGAGGTTCTGATGGAGCACCG GGGTTTCCTGGAACGGAAGGTCCACAAGGAGAAAAAGGCGAAAGG GGCACGATTGGTCCTCCAGGGATAATGGGATATCCTGGTCCTAAAGGAAAGAAG GGTGAAAAAGGACGACTTGGACAACAGGGAACAAAAGGTGACCCT ggAAAAAATGGACATACAGGTGAGAAAGGTGTGAAAGGTCCGAAAGGTGGGAGA GGCATTACTGGACCTGCTGGACCAGCTGGACCTGAAGGCCGCGAAGGTCCAAAG GGAAGACTTGGATCACCTGGAGCACAAGGCTCTCCTGGACCCCCAGGAGCAAAG GGTGACAAGGGCATCCCAGGAATGTCCGGATATCCTGGCCAACCTGGTACTAAG gGTGAGGCTGGTATAGGTGGTGCACAGGGTAATGTTGGGCCGAAAGGAGATAAG GGTGATGATGGAACATCAGGTAGTCCAGGTATTAAAGGACCCAGG GGTAAACCTGGACCCAAAGGCAATCGTGGTCGGCCGGGTGTTCATGGAGTCAAG GGAGCAAAAGGAAATGAAGGTCCTCATGGAGACAACGGTCCAAAG GGACCACATGGTTACCAAGGCTTGCCTGGTGCTGCAGGATCACCAGGAGAAGAC ggACCCCCAGGACCTCATGGACAGCCAGGATTTCCAGGTCCAAGGGGAGATATG GGTCCAACAGGAAAAACTGGTCCTTCAGGTCCACATGGATTACCTGGACCCAGG GGACCTGCTGGAGATCGAGGTCCTCCCGGACAACGAGGTTTACCTGGAAGACAG ggtAAACAAGGAGAAATTGGACCTACCGGTGATGTAGGAAAACCTGGGAATGAT gGTGAAAAAGGCGCTCCTGGAAAGTCTGGAAAACTTGGAGAAAAG GGTGATGAAGGTAGTCCTGGCGAAAAAGGAGCAACAGGAGTCACG ggaACTAAAGGTCCGAAAGGCTCTGAAGGACCTCCTGGTATACCCGGTTCCATG GGCCCTCCTGGTATCCCTGGAAAAATTGGACCTCCAGGACAACCTGGAATCAGA GGAGCTCCTGGACCTATTGGAATTACAGGTGTACAAGGACCAAAGGGTGAAGTG GGAGAAGCAGGCGACCGAGGAAGAATTGGTCCCAGAGGACTGAAAGGCGTTACG GGAAAACCTGGTATGGCTGGACTACCTGGCAAGATAGGCAAAGATGGCGAAAAG GGTGATATTGGACAAAGAGGGAATCCTGGTAAAGATGGGGTGAGAGGAGAGCAG GGTGAGCAAGGTCCTCCTGGTTCTCAAGGTGAAAGAGGACTCCCTGGGCCAATG GGACCAGCTGGAAGTCGAGGGAATATTGGGGAAGCAGGACCAAGAGGAAGTAAG GGACCAGATGGGCCAATGGGTATTCCTGGTGAAGCAGGTCCTCCTGGAATTGTT GGTGTTCCTGGAAAAGATGGGCCGCCAGGCGACCGTGGAAACACTGGTTTGCGG GGCGAACCTGGTGCACAAGGTGATAGAGGCAAGCAAGGGAAACCTGGACTTAAG GGAAATGTTGGTGCATCGGGAAAACCTGGTTTACATGGAAAACGTGGAGAGAAG GGTTCGATAGGTGTACCTGGGGAAAAGGGTATTGTTGGAAAGCCAGGCCTGTCC GGTAACGATGGTCCGAAAGGTAATAAAGGTGAAATAGGAAGACAAGGCTTGAAG gGAATAAAAGGTGTTTCAGGACCAAAAGGACCTGTTGGTTTGAGAGGGGAAAAG GGTTCAACGGGAAGAGCTGGATCAGATGGATCGACAGGATTGCCAGGTCCTCCT GGTTTAAACGGCTCACCAGGAAAAAATGGGAGAAAAGGTAGCATTGGTGAACAA GGTTTGCAAGGTCCACCTGGTGAAGTTGGCGAACGGGGACCCACCGGCCCACTT ggCCCACCTGGACCAAGAGGAATTGAGGGTAAACAAGGCAAAACTGGACCACAG GGCGATCCGGGTGCTCCTGGTATCAATGGTCCAACAGGTGCAATGGGACCACAA GGTAAACGGGGACCAGAAGGAGAAGCTGGCCCAAGAGGTCCAAGAGGCGAAACT GGTCCACCAGGAGACaagggtccagttggctcacctGGTAGTCCTGGAATTGtg GGTGTTCCAGGTAGCGCTGGAATTCAAGGCTTGCCTGGGGAACACGGAGATCAg GGTGGTCCTGGGCCAATAGGCGTACCTGGAAAAATGGGCCCAAAAGGCAATCAG GGCGAACGTGGTATGGACGGCATGATGGGAAGTCGTGGAGAGAAAGGAAAAACc GGCCCGCGTGGTGATGGTGGCTCAAATGGACGACCGGGACCGATAGGACCCAAG ggAGAGCCTGGATTCAAG GGTGAAAAAGGAGACAGAGGATATGACGGCAACAAG ggtgTACAAGGCCCGGAC GGACCACCAGGACCGCCG gGAAATCCGGGAAGT aATCATTTCCTCTCGGGGTTTATAGATAAAAATTTAGGGGTGTATGAAGAGCCTGGTAGTGGCGGCCACGGGCGTAAACGAAGAAGCACAGAAGAGAAAACATTTATTGAACTTGATGAAAAGATGACGAAGGTCGCTAAAACTGTTGGTCAGATAAAAGAACCTGAAGGGAAAAAAGACAATCCGATACGACATTGTAAAGATATGCTGAAGTGCAGCAAAAAATATGTGGATG GATACTATTACATCGATCCAAATCAGGGCAATCCATCAGATGCTGTGCTGGCATTTTGTAACTTCACTGCTGGTGGCGAAACATGTGTTTCTGCCGATCCTAGAAATTACTCG ATATATACTGAATATCCATATGATGTTACTGAGAAAAAATGGTTTAGTGAAACTAAGGAAGGCTTCAGG GTGACATATACAAAAGTTCACCGCTCACAGTTGACTTTCTTGCGGTTGCTAAGCGATGAAGTACATCAGAATATTACCATCACAACACCGTCATCGGTCGAAGTCACCGACGTGGATTTGCGCAggttaaaattcaaaaatcgACAAGATTATATTTCTAAGGAATTCGTGACGTCGCGCAAGCAGATATGTATG aaTACAAAGTGTAGTTTATCTATAACGATGTCATCAGATGATGTAGACGTGTTGCCAATAACAGACTTTAAATTACATGGCTACTACACTAGCAGCTATTCTTTCAATACAGTGGATTCATCTCTTCTCTCATTCCACGTTGGACCACTGTGTTTCAAGTAG
- the LOC130613244 gene encoding trace amine-associated receptor 5-like, with product MDCNPRMSLLRPPAVYLFGGAFVIVSIMAASLNILILAILSKRCKKVRSNKLLTSLAISDALTGLLVGPISAWQMFQHKALINCKVDLIRRYLFVLLIGSSCFALAGIAYDRYICLTKLNNYDKYMTRRKITIIIAFGWICPGLIPILKLAGKFPYLCIGNAVLVFSSFCLVICYIFITKAVRKQKRIMKKHALEISFTSPQRRLETSVKESCCQRLEKTVTILIICHLCCTVPITSWSILDLVNSTVVNFINTETVQYIYTVVIFISQTNSCCNPIIYFLKNPAVRKELRDLFRK from the coding sequence atggaTTGTAATCCGCGAATGTCGTTGCTACGACCACCGGCGGTCTATTTATTTGGTGGCGCATTCGTTATCGTATCCATCATGGCGGCATCACTAAACATTTTGATTTTAGCAATTCTAAGTAAAAGGTGTAAAAAAGTACGATCAAACAAACTTCTGACTTCTCTGGCAATATCAGATGCACTAACTGGTTTACTTGTAGGCCCTATATCCGCCTGGCAAATGTTTCAGCACAAAGCCCTGATTAATTGCAAAGTTGATTTGATCAGAAGGTACTTATTCGTTCTTTTAATTGGTTCGTCTTGTTTCGCGCTGGCGGGAATCGCTTATGATAGATATATATGCTTGACTAAGCTCAACAACTATGATAAGTATATGACAAGGAGAAAAATAACTATAATCATAGCATTCGGTTGGATATGTCCTGGATTGATTCCTATATTGAAACTAGCTGGAAAGTTTCCTTATCTGTGTATTGGTAATGCTGTTCTGGTGTTTTCTTCGTTCTGTTTGGTCATCTGTTACATCTTCATCACAAAAGCGGTCAGGAAGCAAAAGAGAATCATGAAGAAACATGCTTTAGAAATCAGCTTTACTTCTCCACAGAGAAGGTTAGAAACTTCAGTCAAGGAGAGTTGTTGTCAAAGATTGGAAAAAACAGTGACAATCTTGATTATTTGTCATTTGTGCTGTACTGTACCAATTACATCGTGGAGTATTCTTGATCTAGTCAACTCAACTGTCGTCAATTTTATAAACACAGAAACTGTTCAATATATTTACAcagttgttatttttatatccCAGACGAACTCGTGTTGCAACCCGATTATATATTTCTTGAAAAACCCAGCAGTTCGGAAAGAACTACGCGatttatttagaaaataa